In Phycodurus eques isolate BA_2022a chromosome 23, UOR_Pequ_1.1, whole genome shotgun sequence, a genomic segment contains:
- the LOC133397738 gene encoding mucin-19-like isoform X4 produces MSAAPGLSTLLLLFVALVCNAPEATLGRTTVVDVTGNGSGTTTGGATMTAGATTTGGVTATGVETTTGAATTTGDATMTGSARTTEVATTTGGPTTTGGATTIRGATTTAAATTTGGTTMTAGATTTGGVSGTTIETTTGAATTTVGATMTAGATTTRVETTTGAAATTGGTTMTAGATTTGGVTATGVETTTGAATTTGDATMTGSARTTEVATTTGGPTTTGGATTIRGATTTAAATTTGGTTMTAGATTTGGVSGTTIETTTGAATTTVGATMTAGATTTRVETTTGAAATTGGTTMTAGATTTGGVTATGVETTTGAATTTGDATMTGSARTTEVATTTGGPTTTGGATTIRGATTTAAATTTGGTTMTAGATTTGGVSGTTIETTTGAATTTVGATVTAGATTTGGVTATGGVTTITGSITTGAATTTVGATMTAGATTTRGVTATGLETTTGGATTTGDATMTGSATTTEVATTTRGATTTRGVTATGVETTTGAATTTGGTTMTAGATTTGGVSGTTTETTTGAARTTVGATMTAGATTTGGVTATGGATTITGAITTGAATTTGSTIMTAGATTTRGVTATGVETTTGAATMTGDATMTGSARTTEVATTTGGPTTTGGATTIRGATTTAAATTTGGTTMTAGATTTGGVSGTTIETTTGAATTTVGATMTAGATTTRVETTTGAAATTGGTTMTAGATTTGGVTATGVETTTGAATTTGDATMTGSARTTEVATTTGGPTTTGGATTIRGATTTAAATTTGGTTMTAGATTTGGVSGTTIETTTGAATTTVGATMTAGATTTGGVTATGGVTTITGSITTGAATTTVGATMTAGATTTRGVTATGLETTTGGATTTGDATMTGSATTTEVATTTRGATTTRGVTATGVETTTGAATTTGGTTMTAGATTTGGVSGTTTETTTGAARTTVGATMTAGATTTGGVTATGGATTITGAITTGAATTTGSTIMTAGATTTRGVTATGVETTTGAATMTGDATMTGSARTTEVATTTGGPTTTGGATTTAAATTTGGTTMTAGATTTGGVSGTTIETTTGAATTTVGATMTAGATTTGGVTATGGVTTITGAITTGGATTTRGVTATRVETTTGAATMTGGTTMTAGATTTGGVTATGGVTTITGSITTGAATTTVGATMTAGATTTGGVTATGGVTTITGAITTGAATTTGSTTMTAGATTTRGVTATGVKTTTGAATTTVGTTMTVGATTTGGVTATGGVTTITGSITTGAATTTVGATMTAGATTTRGVTATGVETTTGAATTTGGTTMTAGATTTGGVSGTTIETTTGAATTTVGATMTAGATTTGGVTATGGVTTITGSITTGAATTTVGATMTAGATTTGGVTATGGVTTITGAITTGAATTTGRTTMTAGATTTRGVTATGVETTTGAATTTGDATMTGSATTTEVATTTRGATTTRGVTATGVETTTGAATTTGGTTMTAGATTTRGVSGTTTETTTGAATTTVGATMTAGATTTGGVTATGGATTITGAITTGAATTTGSTIMTAGATTTRGVTATGVETTTGAATTTGDATMTGSARTTEVATTTRGPTTTGGATTTAAATTTGGTTMTAGATTTGGVSGTTIETTTGAATTTVGATMTPGATTTGGATTARDSTTTRDMTTTGIDTTTGGATTIRGATTTGAATTTGGTTMTAGATTTGGATTARDSTTTRGATSTGVATTTAGSNTTEGSTTTIVATTTRGVTATGETVVNVTTLITTSTTKATTTTTTLAPPPVVVVVVVAVVLEPYVPELANPSSPQFIVLAQRIFVVYDAIYRRRYRAYSRCIVRGFRPAADRTRMENIEAEVDIEFDNTTTPGETIPSADAVATTLQEEVSNPNSTINLTIDNDSIEANEKNTTTVTPMTSTATAEALTTINLVATSKGPTPTAGSNATGGVTTTTVVATTKGATTTGETVVNVTTLSTTSTTTATTTTTTLAPPPVVVVVVVVAVVLEPYVPELANPSSPQFIVLAQRIFVVYDAIYRRRYRAYSRCIVRGFRPAADRTRMENIEAEVDIVFDNTTTPGETIPSADAVATTLQEEVSNPNNLILAIDPQSIRAFVKNTTTTTEALTTRRVTFRSAGEEFTTDFLNSFSAAFISRASTIKTTLEPFYRIAFTSFRTLTVVSFSNGSILNNMDLAFVSSSVPNNSAIVSVLVNVAPNITAFNVDISFIFVDGAQVSSGASHKTTLISASCLVLLSWLLANQQ; encoded by the exons ATGAGTGCTGCACCAGGGTTATCAACTTTGTTGCTGCTTTTCG TTGCTCTTGTATGTAATGCACCAGAAGCGACTCTGGGAAGAACGACAGTTGTGGATGTGACAGGAAATGGGAGTGGAACAACAACCGGAGGCGCCACAATGACAGCAGGTGCCACAACAACCGGAGGTGTGACAGCAACCGGAGTAGAGACAACAACTGGAGCAGCAACAACGACCGGTGACGCAACAATGACAGGAAGTGCGAGAACAACCGAAGTTGCAACTACAACCGGAGGCCCAACAACAACCGGAGGTGCAACAACAATCAGAGGTGCCACAACAactgcagcagcaacaacaaccggAGGCACAACAATGACAGCAGGTGCCACAACAACCGGGGGTGTGTCAGGAACCACAATAGAGACAACAActggagcagcaacaacaaccgtAGGCGCAACGATGACAGCAGGTGCCACAACAACAAGAGTAGAGACAACAACtggagcagcagcaacaaccgGAGGCACAACAATGACCGCAGGTGCCACAACAACCGGAGGTGTGACAGCAACCGGAGTAGAGACAACAACTGGAGCAGCAACAACGACCGGTGACGCAACAATGACAGGAAGTGCGAGAACAACCGAAGTTGCAACTACAACCGGAGGCCCAACAACAACCGGAGGTGCAACAACAATCAGAGGTGCCACAACAactgcagcagcaacaacaaccggAGGCACAACAATGACAGCAGGTGCCACAACAACCGGGGGTGTGTCAGGAACCACAATAGAGACAACAActggagcagcaacaacaaccgtAGGCGCAACGATGACAGCAGGTGCCACAACAACAAGAGTAGAGACAACAACtggagcagcagcaacaaccgGAGGCACAACAATGACCGCAGGTGCCACAACAACCGGAGGTGTGACAGCAACCGGAGTAGAGACAACAACTGGAGCAGCAACAACGACCGGTGACGCAACAATGACAGGAAGTGCGAGAACAACCGAAGTTGCAACTACAACCGGAGGCCCAACAACAACCGGAGGTGCAACAACAATCAGAGGTGCCACAACAactgcagcagcaacaacaaccggAGGCACAACAATGACAGCAGGTGCCACAACAACCGGAGGTGTGTCAGGAACCACAATAGAGACAACAActggagcagcaacaacaaccgtAGGCGCAACGGTGACAGCAGGTGCCACAACAACCGGAGGTGTGACAGCAACCGGAGGCGTAACAACAATCACGGGTTCTATAACAActggagcagcaacaacaaccgtAGGCGCAACGATGACAGCAGGTGCCACAACAACCAGAGGTGTGACAGCAACCGGATTAGAGACAACAACTGGAGGAGCAACAACGACCGGCGACGCAACAATGACAGGAAGTGCGACAACAACTGAAGTTGCAACTACAACCAGAGGTGCAACAACAACCAGAGGTGTGACAGCAACCGGAGTAGAGACAACAACTGGAGCAGCAACAACGACCGGAGGCACAACAATGACAGCAGGTGCCACAACAACCGGAGGTGTGTCAGGAACCACAACAGAGACAACAACTGGAGCAGCAAGAACAACCGTAGGCGCAACGATGACAGCAGGTGCCACAACAACCGGAGGTGTGACAGCAACCGGAGGCGCAACAACAATCACGGGTGCTATAACAActggagcagcaacaacaaccggAAGCACAATAATGACCGCAGGTGCCACAACAACCAGAGGTGTGACAGCAACCGGAGTAGAAACAACAACTGGAGCAGCAACAATGACCGGTGACGCAACAATGACAGGAAGTGCGAGAACAACCGAAGTTGCAACTACAACCGGAGGCCCAACAACAACCGGAGGTGCAACAACAATCAGAGGTGCCACAACAactgcagcagcaacaacaaccggAGGCACAACAATGACAGCAGGTGCCACAACAACCGGGGGTGTGTCAGGAACCACAATAGAGACAACAActggagcagcaacaacaaccgtAGGCGCAACGATGACAGCAGGTGCCACAACAACAAGAGTAGAGACAACAACtggagcagcagcaacaaccgGAGGCACAACAATGACCGCAGGTGCCACAACAACCGGAGGTGTGACAGCAACCGGAGTAGAGACAACAACTGGAGCAGCAACAACGACCGGTGACGCAACAATGACAGGAAGTGCGAGAACAACCGAAGTTGCAACTACAACCGGAGGCCCAACAACAACCGGAGGTGCAACAACAATCAGAGGTGCCACAACAactgcagcagcaacaacaaccggAGGCACAACAATGACAGCAGGTGCCACAACAACCGGGGGTGTGTCAGGAACCACAATAGAGACAACAActggagcagcaacaacaaccgtAGGCGCAACGATGACAGCAG GTGCCACAACAACCGGAGGTGTGACAGCAACCGGAGGCGTAACAACAATCACGGGTTCTATAACAActggagcagcaacaacaaccgtAGGCGCAACGATGACAGCAGGTGCCACAACAACCAGAGGTGTGACAGCAACCGGATTAGAGACAACAACTGGAGGAGCAACAACGACCGGCGACGCAACAATGACAGGAAGTGCGACAACAACTGAAGTTGCAACTACAACCAGAGGTGCAACAACAACCAGAGGTGTGACAGCAACCGGAGTAGAGACAACAACTGGAGCAGCAACAACGACCGGAGGCACAACAATGACAGCAGGTGCCACAACAACCGGAGGTGTGTCAGGAACCACAACAGAGACAACAACTGGAGCAGCAAGAACAACCGTAGGCGCAACGATGACAGCAGGTGCCACAACAACCGGAGGTGTGACAGCAACCGGAGGCGCAACAACAATCACGGGTGCTATAACAActggagcagcaacaacaaccggAAGCACAATAATGACCGCAGGTGCCACAACAACCAGAGGTGTGACAGCAACCGGAGTAGAAACAACAACTGGAGCAGCAACAATGACCGGTGACGCAACAATGACAGGAAGTGCGAGAACAACCGAAGTTGCAACTACAACCGGAGGCCCAACAACAACCGGAGGTGCCACAACAactgcagcagcaacaacaaccggAGGCACAACAATGACAGCAGGTGCCACAACAACCGGAGGTGTGTCAGGAACCACAATAGAGACAACAActggagcagcaacaacaaccgtAGGCGCAACGATGACAGCAGGTGCCACAACAACCGGAGGTGTGACAGCAACCGGAGGCGTAACAACAATCACGGGTGCTATAACAACTGGAGGTGCCACAACAACCAGAGGTGTGACAGCAACCAGAGTAGAGACAACAACTGGAGCAGCAACAATGACCGGAGGCACAACAATGACAGCAGGTGCCACAACAACCGGAGGTGTGACAGCAACCGGAGGCGTAACAACAATCACGGGTTCTATAACAActggagcagcaacaacaaccgtAGGCGCAACGATGACAGCAGGTGCCACAACAACCGGAGGTGTGACAGCAACCGGAGGCGTAACAACAATCACGGGTGCTATAACAActggagcagcaacaacaaccggAAGCACAACAATGACCGCAGGTGCCACAACAACCAGAGGTGTGACAGCAACCGGAGTAAAGACAACAACTGGAGCAGCAACAACGACCGTAGGCACAACGATGACAGTAGGTGCCACAACAACCGGAGGTGTGACAGCAACCGGAGGCGTAACAACAATCACGGGTTCTATAACAActggagcagcaacaacaaccgtAGGCGCAACAATGACAGCAGGTGCCACAACAACCAGAGGTGTGACAGCAACCGGAGTAGAGACAACAACTGGAGCAGCAACAACGACCGGAGGCACAACAATGACAGCAGGTGCCACAACAACCGGAGGTGTGTCAGGAACCACAATAGAGACAACAActggagcagcaacaacaaccgtAGGCGCAACGATGACAGCAGGTGCCACAACAACCGGAGGTGTGACAGCAACCGGAGGCGTAACAACAATCACGGGTTCTATAACAActggagcagcaacaacaaccgtAGGCGCAACGATGACAGCAGGTGCCACAACAACCGGAGGTGTGACAGCAACCGGAGGCGTAACAACAATCACGGGTGCTATAACAActggagcagcaacaacaaccggACGCACAACAATGACCGCAGGTGCCACAACAACCAGAGGTGTGACGGCAACCGGAGTAGAGACAACAACTGGAGCAGCAACAACGACCGGCGACGCAACAATGACAGGAAGTGCGACAACAACTGAAGTTGCAACTACAACCAGAGGTGCAACAACAACCAGAGGTGTGACAGCAACCGGAGTAGAGACAACAACTGGAGCAGCAACAACGACCGGAGGCACAACAATGACAGCAGGTGCCACAACAACCAGAGGTGTGTCAGGAACCACAACAGAGACAACAActggagcagcaacaacaaccgtAGGCGCAACGATGACAGCAGGTGCCACAACAACCGGAGGTGTGACAGCAACCGGAGGCGCAACAACAATCACGGGTGCTATAACAActggagcagcaacaacaaccggAAGCACAATAATGACCGCAGGTGCCACAACAACCAGAGGTGTGACAGCAACCGGAGTAGAAACAACAACTGGAGCAGCAACAACGACCGGTGACGCAACAATGACAGGAAGTGCGAGAACAACCGAAGTTGCAACAACAACCAGAGGCCCAACAACAACCGGAGGTGCAACAACAactgcagcagcaacaacaaccggAGGCACAACAATGACAGCAGGTGCCACAACAACCGGAGGTGTGTCAGGAACAACAATAGAGACAACAActggagcagcaacaacaaccgtAGGCGCAACAATGACACCAGGTGCCACAACAACTGGAGGCGCAACAACAGCCAGAGATTCAACAACAACCAGAGACATGACAACGACTGGAATAGATACAACAACTGGAGGTGCAACAACAATCAGAGGTGCCACAACAActggagcagcaacaacaaccggAGGCACAACAATGACAGCAGGTGCCACAACAACTGGAGGCGCAACAACAGCCAGAGATTCAACAACAACCAGAGGTGCGACATCAACCGGAGTAGCAACAACAACTGCAGGTTCAAACACAACAGAAGGCTCAACGACAACCATAGTAGCAACAACAACCAGAGGTGTGACAGCAACTGGCGAAACAGTAGTAAACGTAACCACTCTAATAACGACATCCACAACAAAAGCAACAACTACCACCACTACCCTTGCACCCCCACcggtggttgttgttgttgttgtagcagTAGTGTTGGAACCATACGTACCAGAACTGGCAAACCCCAGCAGTCCACAATTCATTGTTCTCGCTCAAAGAATCTTCGTAGTG TACGACGCCATATACAGAAGGAGGTACAGAGCCTACAGCCGCTGTATCGTCAGAGGCTTCAG GCCTGCAGCAGACCGGACGCGAATGGAAAACATTGAGGCTGAAGTGGACATCGAGTTTGACAACACCACCACGCCAGGAGAAACAATTCCCAGTGCAGACGCCGTGGCCACTACGTTACAAGAGGAAGTGTCCAACCCCAACAGCACCATCAACCTCACCATTGACAACGATTCCATAGAAGCCAATG AGAAAAACACGACAACCGTCACACCGATGACAAGCACTGCCACTGCCGAGGCACTCACAACAATAAATCTAGTAGCAACAAGCAAAGGTCCGACACCAACTGCAGGTTCAAACGCAACAGGAGGcgtaacaacaacaaccgtAGTAGCAACAACCAAAGGGGCAACAACAACTGGCGAAACAGTAGTAAACGTAACCACTCTATCAACGACATCCACAACTACAGCAACAACTACCACCACTACCCTTGCACCCCCACcggtggttgttgttgttgttgttgtagcagTAGTGTTGGAACCATACGTACCAGAACTGGCAAACCCCAGCAGTCCACAATTCATTGTTCTCGCTCAAAGAATCTTCGTAGTG TACGACGCCATATACAGAAGGAGGTACAGAGCCTACAGCCGCTGTATCGTCAGAGGCTTCAG GCCTGCAGCAGACCGGACGCGAATGGAAAACATTGAGGCTGAAGTGGACATCGTGTTTGACAACACCACCACGCCAGGAGAAACAATTCCCAGTGCAGATGCCGTGGCCACTACGTTACAAGAGGAAGTGTCCAACCCAAACAACTTGATCCTCGCCATTGACCCACAGTCCATAAGAGCCTTTG TGAAAAACACGACAACCACCACTGAGGCGCTTACAACGCGCCGGGTGACGTTCCGATCGGCGGGAGAGGAGTTCACCACAgactttttaaattcattttccgCAGCATTTATCAGTCGAGCCTCCACGATCAAGACAACG CTTGAACCTTTCTACCGAATCGCATTCACTTCATTCCGCACCTTGACCGTGGTTTCGTTCAG TAATGGCTCCATCCTTAACAACATGGACCTGGCGTTTGTGTCCAGCTCCGTTCCCAACAACAGCGCCATCGTGAGCGTTTTGGTGAACGTCGCCCCCAACATCACGGCCTTCAACGTGGACATCTCGTTCATTTTTGTGGACGGCGCGC aAGTTTCAAGTGGAGCGAGCCACAAAACGACACTCATCAGCGCATCCTGCCTGGTACTGTTGTCATGGTTACTGGCAAACCAGCAATAA